In a single window of the Sediminicoccus sp. KRV36 genome:
- a CDS encoding NADH-quinone oxidoreductase subunit M, whose product MNAAGFPLLSLVTFLPLLGALIIMMVRGDAAVVASNARWTALWTSLITFGLSLVIWAQFDKANVDYQFVEQVSWLPEFGVAYIMGVDGISILFILLSTLLTPICILASWESVQSRVREYMVAFLILETMMVGMFCALDFILFYIFFEAVLIPMFLIIGIWGGARRVYASYKFFLYTLLGSVLMLLAIIALWYQAGTTNIPELSEFDIPFNLQIWLFLAFFASFAVKVPMWPVHTWLPDAHVEAPTAGSVILAGVLLKMGAYGFLRFSVPLLPEASQFFAPFIYVLSIVAVVYTSLVALAQTDMKKLIAYSSVAHMGIVTLGIFTFNQQGIEGALFTMLSHGVVSGALFLCVGVLYDRVHTREIARYGGVAKIMPAYALIFMLFTMASVALPGTAGFPGEFLVIIGAWAVNPWVAFGATLGMILGAAYMLSLYRRVAFGKITRDDLRALLDLSPREIAIFAPLIALTLWMGIYPQSFLSFFSVTVSQMVQEHQDAIRAASNLAGL is encoded by the coding sequence ATGAACGCCGCGGGCTTCCCCCTTCTTTCGCTGGTCACCTTCCTGCCGCTGCTCGGTGCGCTCATCATCATGATGGTGCGTGGCGATGCGGCGGTGGTCGCCAGCAATGCGCGCTGGACGGCGCTCTGGACCAGCTTGATCACCTTCGGGCTTTCGCTGGTCATCTGGGCGCAGTTCGACAAGGCGAATGTGGATTACCAATTCGTCGAGCAGGTCTCCTGGCTGCCGGAGTTCGGCGTCGCCTACATCATGGGGGTGGATGGCATCTCCATCCTCTTCATCCTGCTCTCGACGCTGCTGACGCCGATCTGCATCCTCGCCTCCTGGGAGAGTGTGCAATCCCGCGTGCGGGAATACATGGTCGCCTTCCTGATCCTTGAGACGATGATGGTCGGCATGTTCTGCGCGCTGGACTTCATCCTCTTCTACATCTTCTTCGAAGCCGTGCTGATCCCGATGTTCCTGATCATCGGCATCTGGGGCGGGGCCAGGCGGGTCTACGCCTCCTATAAGTTCTTTCTATATACGCTGCTCGGCTCGGTGCTGATGTTGCTGGCCATCATCGCGCTCTGGTATCAGGCGGGAACGACGAACATCCCCGAACTGTCCGAGTTCGACATCCCCTTCAACCTGCAGATCTGGCTCTTCCTGGCCTTCTTCGCGAGCTTCGCGGTGAAGGTGCCGATGTGGCCCGTCCATACCTGGCTGCCCGATGCGCATGTGGAGGCGCCGACGGCGGGCTCCGTCATCCTGGCCGGCGTGCTGCTCAAGATGGGCGCCTATGGCTTCCTGCGCTTCAGCGTGCCGCTGCTGCCCGAGGCGTCGCAATTCTTCGCGCCCTTCATCTATGTGCTGAGCATTGTCGCGGTGGTCTATACGAGCCTCGTGGCACTGGCGCAGACGGATATGAAGAAGCTCATCGCCTATTCATCGGTGGCGCATATGGGCATCGTCACCCTGGGCATCTTCACCTTCAACCAGCAGGGGATCGAAGGCGCGCTGTTCACCATGCTCAGCCACGGCGTCGTTTCAGGCGCGCTGTTTCTGTGCGTGGGCGTCCTGTATGACCGCGTGCACACCCGCGAGATCGCGCGCTATGGCGGGGTGGCCAAGATCATGCCCGCCTATGCGCTGATCTTCATGCTCTTCACCATGGCCTCGGTCGCGCTTCCCGGGACGGCGGGTTTCCCCGGCGAGTTCCTGGTGATCATCGGCGCCTGGGCGGTGAACCCCTGGGTGGCCTTTGGTGCAACACTCGGCATGATCCTAGGTGCCGCCTACATGCTCTCGCTCTACCGGCGCGTCGCCTTCGGCAAGATCACGCGGGATGATCTGCGCGCCCTGCTCGATCTCAGCCCGCGCGAGATCGCGATCTTCGCGCCGCTCATCGCGCTGACCTTGTGGATGGGCATCTATCCGCAATCCTTTCTCTCCTTCTTTTCGGTGACAGTGTCGCAAATGGTGCAGGAGCATCAGGACGCGATCCGCGCCGCCTCGAATCTGGCAGGCCTCTGA
- the nuoH gene encoding NADH-quinone oxidoreductase subunit NuoH: protein MTDFLASPIGILALTVAQTLALLVPVLIAVAYLTWAERKVLGAMQMRRGPNVVGPFGMGQPFADAIKMLMKETIIPSGASRGLFILAPMLTFVLAMLAWAVIPVNDGWAIADINVGILYLFAISSLGVYGIIIAGWASNSKYAFLGALRSAAQMVSYEVSMGFVIVTVLLCVGSLNLTEIVRAQENLWFAIPLFPMFVIFFISTLAETNRAPFDLPEGESELVAGFFVEYSSMSFALFFLGEYANMILMSSLTTILFLGGWYPPLDIAPLNWIPGPAWFALKVAALLFTFIWVRATFPRYRYDQLMRLGWKVFLPFSLLWLVLTAAFLKLTGLLPA from the coding sequence ATGACGGATTTCCTCGCCTCGCCCATCGGCATCCTGGCGCTCACCGTGGCGCAGACGCTGGCGCTGCTGGTGCCGGTGCTGATCGCCGTCGCCTACCTCACCTGGGCTGAGCGCAAGGTTCTGGGTGCTATGCAGATGCGGCGCGGCCCGAATGTGGTCGGCCCTTTTGGCATGGGCCAACCCTTTGCCGACGCCATCAAGATGCTGATGAAGGAGACCATCATTCCTTCCGGCGCCTCGCGTGGGCTGTTCATCCTGGCACCCATGCTGACCTTCGTGCTGGCCATGCTGGCCTGGGCGGTGATCCCGGTGAATGATGGTTGGGCGATTGCCGATATCAATGTCGGCATCCTCTACCTCTTCGCGATCTCCTCGCTCGGCGTCTACGGCATCATCATCGCGGGCTGGGCGTCCAATTCGAAATATGCCTTCCTCGGCGCGCTGCGCTCCGCCGCCCAGATGGTGAGCTACGAAGTCAGCATGGGCTTCGTCATCGTGACCGTGCTGCTCTGCGTGGGCTCGCTGAACCTGACGGAGATCGTGCGGGCGCAGGAGAATCTCTGGTTCGCCATCCCGCTTTTTCCGATGTTCGTGATCTTCTTCATCAGCACGCTGGCCGAAACCAACCGCGCCCCCTTCGACCTTCCCGAGGGCGAGAGCGAGCTGGTGGCGGGCTTCTTCGTCGAATACAGCTCCATGTCCTTCGCGCTGTTCTTCCTGGGCGAATACGCGAACATGATCCTCATGTCCTCGCTGACGACGATCCTGTTCCTGGGGGGATGGTATCCGCCGCTCGACATCGCGCCGCTGAACTGGATTCCGGGGCCTGCCTGGTTCGCGCTCAAGGTCGCTGCTCTCCTCTTCACCTTCATCTGGGTGCGCGCGACCTTCCCGCGCTACCGCTATGACCAGCTGATGCGGCTGGGCTGGAAGGTGTTCCTGCCCTTCAGCCTGCTCTGGCTGGTGCTGACCGCGGCCTTCCTCAAGCTGACAGGGTTGCTGCCCGCATGA
- the nuoI gene encoding NADH-quinone oxidoreductase subunit NuoI gives MTSLDRFARSFLLAEIVGGMKLTLGYFFRPKVTLNYPYEKTPLSARFKGEHALRRYPNGEERCIACKLCEAVCPAQAITIEAEPREDGSRRTTRYDIDMTKCIYCGLCEEACPVDAIVEGPNAEFATETREELMYDKDRLLANGDRWESLLAKRLELDAPYR, from the coding sequence ATGACCTCTCTGGACCGTTTCGCGCGCTCCTTCCTGCTGGCCGAGATTGTCGGCGGCATGAAGCTGACGCTGGGCTACTTCTTCCGCCCGAAGGTGACGCTGAACTACCCCTATGAAAAGACACCGCTCTCCGCCCGCTTCAAGGGTGAGCACGCGTTGCGCCGCTATCCGAATGGCGAGGAACGCTGCATCGCCTGCAAGCTGTGCGAGGCGGTGTGCCCGGCCCAGGCCATCACCATCGAGGCCGAGCCACGCGAGGATGGCTCGCGCCGCACCACCCGCTACGACATAGACATGACGAAGTGCATCTATTGCGGCCTCTGTGAGGAAGCCTGCCCGGTGGATGCCATTGTCGAAGGCCCCAACGCCGAATTCGCGACCGAAACGCGCGAGGAGTTGATGTACGACAAGGACCGCCTGCTCGCGAATGGCGACAGGTGGGAGAGCCTTCTCGCGAAACGTCTCGAGCTGGATGCACCCTACAGATGA
- a CDS encoding pentapeptide repeat-containing protein: MTSAPLNVRSAIHDASRFEDVHMVGTRFEHFNLSRAQFEDGTMPGTTFINANLSGAGFDNVNLAGTTIHNANLFGVHITESNTAGMRINDILVSELLAAWHAANREQN, translated from the coding sequence ATGACGAGTGCCCCTCTCAATGTGCGTTCTGCCATCCACGATGCGTCACGCTTCGAGGATGTGCACATGGTCGGCACGCGCTTTGAGCATTTCAACCTGAGCCGCGCGCAATTCGAGGATGGGACCATGCCTGGAACCACCTTCATCAACGCCAATCTGTCCGGTGCCGGCTTCGACAATGTGAACCTTGCGGGAACCACGATCCACAACGCCAATCTGTTTGGCGTCCATATCACCGAGAGCAATACGGCGGGCATGCGCATCAACGATATCCTGGTCAGTGAGTTGCTGGCCGCCTGGCACGCCGCCAATCGGGAACAGAACTGA
- the nuoF gene encoding NADH-quinone oxidoreductase subunit NuoF — protein sequence MALSDKDRIFTNLYGAQPWNLAAARMRGDWDGTKELLSKGRDALVEEVKNSGLRGRGGAGFPTGMKWSFMPKAPIEGRPSYLVVNGDESEPGTCKDRDIIRHDPHKLVEGCLIAGFAMGAVAGYIYVRGEYYNEIQILQAAIDEAYEAGLLGKNACGSGYDFELYVHRGAGAYICGEETALIESLEGKKGMPRLKPPFPAAVGLYGCPTTVNNVETIAVVPTILRRGASWFSSFGRPKNSGTKIFCLQGHVNKPCNVEAEMSIPLRELIDRYAGGVRGGWDNLLAVIPGGSSTPMIPKAVCDDVLMDFDALREHRTGLGTAGVIVMDKSTDLIKAIQRLSAFYKHESCGQCTPCREGMGWVNRVMLRMVEGRAEIEEIDVLEQVTRQIEGHTICALADGGVWPVQGLIRHFRPMMEERIAAYKARNLPMAAE from the coding sequence ATGGCGCTCTCCGACAAGGACCGCATCTTCACCAATCTCTACGGCGCGCAGCCCTGGAACCTGGCCGCCGCGCGCATGCGGGGCGATTGGGACGGCACGAAGGAATTGCTTTCCAAGGGGCGCGACGCGCTGGTCGAGGAGGTCAAGAATTCCGGCCTGCGCGGCCGCGGCGGCGCCGGCTTCCCGACCGGCATGAAGTGGTCCTTCATGCCCAAGGCGCCGATCGAGGGCCGGCCCTCGTACCTGGTCGTGAATGGTGATGAGAGCGAGCCCGGCACCTGCAAGGATCGCGACATCATTCGCCATGATCCGCACAAGCTGGTGGAAGGCTGCCTGATCGCCGGTTTCGCGATGGGGGCGGTGGCCGGCTACATCTATGTGCGCGGCGAATACTACAACGAGATCCAGATCCTCCAGGCCGCGATTGACGAGGCTTACGAGGCTGGCTTGCTGGGCAAGAATGCCTGCGGCTCGGGCTATGATTTCGAGCTTTATGTGCATCGCGGCGCTGGCGCCTATATCTGCGGCGAAGAGACGGCGCTGATCGAGAGCCTCGAAGGCAAGAAGGGCATGCCGCGGCTGAAGCCACCCTTCCCGGCGGCGGTAGGGCTCTATGGCTGCCCGACCACGGTGAACAATGTCGAGACCATCGCCGTGGTGCCGACCATCCTGCGGCGTGGCGCCTCCTGGTTCTCCAGCTTTGGCCGGCCGAAGAATTCGGGCACGAAGATTTTCTGCCTGCAAGGCCATGTGAACAAGCCGTGCAATGTGGAAGCCGAGATGAGCATCCCGCTGCGCGAGCTGATCGACCGCTATGCGGGCGGCGTGCGCGGCGGCTGGGATAATCTGTTGGCGGTGATCCCGGGTGGGTCCTCCACGCCGATGATCCCCAAGGCAGTATGCGACGATGTGCTGATGGATTTCGACGCGCTGCGCGAGCATCGCACGGGCCTGGGCACCGCGGGCGTGATCGTGATGGACAAGTCCACCGACCTGATCAAGGCGATCCAGCGTCTCTCGGCCTTCTACAAGCATGAGAGCTGCGGCCAATGCACGCCGTGCCGCGAGGGCATGGGCTGGGTGAACCGCGTCATGCTCCGCATGGTCGAAGGCCGCGCCGAGATCGAGGAAATTGACGTGCTGGAGCAGGTGACGCGTCAGATCGAAGGCCACACCATCTGCGCCCTGGCCGATGGCGGCGTATGGCCGGTACAGGGGCTGATCCGGCATTTCCGGCCGATGATGGAGGAGCGGATCGCGGCCTATAAGGCGCGGAACCTCCCGATGGCGGCGGAGTGA
- the nuoK gene encoding NADH-quinone oxidoreductase subunit NuoK: MLTIGLGHYLTVGAILFVLGVFGIFMNRKNVIVILMSVELILLAVNLNFVAFSAQLDDLTGQVFAMFILTVAAAEAAIGLAIVVIYYRNRGSIEVDDVSALKG, from the coding sequence ATGCTGACCATCGGCCTCGGCCACTACCTCACGGTGGGCGCCATCCTCTTCGTGCTCGGCGTCTTTGGCATCTTCATGAACCGCAAGAACGTCATCGTCATCCTGATGAGCGTAGAGCTCATCCTGCTCGCGGTGAACCTCAACTTCGTCGCCTTCTCGGCCCAGCTGGATGATCTGACCGGCCAGGTCTTCGCCATGTTCATCCTCACCGTCGCCGCCGCCGAGGCCGCCATCGGCCTTGCCATCGTCGTCATCTATTACCGGAACCGCGGCAGCATCGAGGTTGATGATGTCTCGGCGCTGAAAGGTTAG
- the nuoL gene encoding NADH-quinone oxidoreductase subunit L, which yields MFVGAIFFPLLGACISGFFGRWIGDRAAMWSTVICMALAAICGSIGFWQVALGGQPVTLTLFTWMDVGELEFAWALRYDTLSAIMVGMVTLISTLIHLYSIGYMSHDATPSRFFAYLSLFTFMMLMLVTADNLVQLFFGWEGVGLASYLLIGYWYEKESANAAAMKAFIVNRVGDVFFMLGMALTFLIFGSLEFNTIFAAAASKVDETFLGVPALELIGVLLFLGACGKSAQLGLHTWLPDAMEGPTPVSALIHAATMVTAGVFLICRMSPVMEYAPVALAIVTVVGASTAIFAATIGCVQNDIKRIIAYSTCSQLGYMFFAAGVGLYQAAMFHLFTHAFFKALLFLGAGSVIHAMSDEQDIRKMGGIWKKIPVTYVVMWIGSLALAGIPLFAGYYSKDAILEGAVAAGSIVGGYAFICGILAAFLTAFYSWRLLILTFHGKPRADHHTMAHVHESPWVMLIPLIVLAGGAVTTGFVFAPYFIGEHAAAFWNGAVFNLPAKHMMEALHHAPHWVPTMAKTVAISGILLAIAIYGFMPQLPGRITAMAPRAYQFLLNKWYFDELYDRIFVQPARRIALQFWQVGDVRIIDGMPNGAASMAASTARGVVRLQTGRVANYAFAMIIGLVLFVSLYLMGR from the coding sequence ATGTTTGTCGGCGCGATTTTCTTTCCCCTGCTGGGCGCCTGTATCAGCGGTTTCTTCGGGCGCTGGATCGGCGACCGCGCGGCGATGTGGTCCACCGTGATCTGCATGGCGCTGGCCGCCATCTGCGGCAGCATCGGCTTCTGGCAGGTGGCGCTGGGCGGGCAGCCCGTCACCCTCACGCTGTTCACCTGGATGGATGTGGGTGAGCTCGAATTCGCCTGGGCGCTGCGCTACGACACGTTGAGCGCGATCATGGTGGGCATGGTCACGCTGATCTCCACGCTGATCCATCTCTACAGCATCGGCTACATGTCGCATGACGCGACGCCTTCGCGCTTCTTCGCCTATCTCAGCCTCTTCACCTTCATGATGTTGATGCTGGTGACGGCGGATAATCTCGTGCAGCTCTTCTTCGGCTGGGAAGGGGTGGGCCTCGCGAGCTATCTGCTGATTGGCTACTGGTATGAGAAGGAATCCGCGAACGCGGCGGCGATGAAGGCCTTCATCGTGAATCGCGTGGGCGATGTCTTCTTCATGCTCGGCATGGCGCTGACCTTCCTGATCTTCGGCAGCCTGGAGTTCAACACGATCTTCGCGGCCGCCGCCTCCAAGGTGGATGAAACCTTCCTGGGCGTGCCGGCGCTGGAACTGATCGGCGTGCTGCTCTTCCTCGGCGCCTGCGGCAAATCGGCCCAACTGGGGCTGCACACCTGGCTGCCGGATGCGATGGAGGGGCCAACCCCGGTTTCCGCGCTGATCCATGCGGCGACGATGGTGACGGCCGGCGTCTTCCTGATCTGCCGCATGTCGCCCGTCATGGAATATGCGCCGGTGGCACTCGCCATCGTGACCGTGGTGGGCGCTTCGACCGCGATCTTCGCGGCGACCATCGGCTGCGTGCAGAACGACATCAAGCGCATCATCGCCTACAGCACCTGTTCGCAGCTCGGCTACATGTTCTTCGCGGCTGGCGTGGGCCTGTATCAGGCGGCGATGTTTCACCTCTTCACCCACGCCTTCTTCAAGGCGCTGCTGTTCCTGGGGGCCGGCTCGGTCATTCATGCGATGTCGGATGAGCAGGATATCCGCAAGATGGGCGGCATCTGGAAGAAGATTCCGGTCACCTATGTCGTCATGTGGATCGGCTCGCTCGCGCTGGCCGGCATCCCCTTGTTCGCCGGCTATTACTCCAAGGATGCGATTCTGGAGGGGGCGGTGGCCGCGGGCTCCATCGTTGGCGGCTACGCTTTCATCTGCGGCATCCTGGCCGCCTTCCTGACCGCCTTCTACTCCTGGCGGCTGCTGATCCTGACGTTCCATGGCAAGCCGCGCGCGGATCATCACACCATGGCGCATGTGCATGAGAGTCCGTGGGTGATGCTCATCCCGCTCATCGTCCTGGCGGGCGGCGCGGTGACGACGGGCTTCGTCTTCGCGCCCTATTTCATCGGCGAGCATGCCGCGGCGTTCTGGAATGGCGCCGTCTTCAACCTGCCGGCCAAGCACATGATGGAGGCGCTGCACCATGCGCCCCATTGGGTGCCGACCATGGCCAAGACGGTGGCGATCAGTGGCATCCTCCTGGCCATCGCCATCTATGGCTTCATGCCGCAGCTGCCCGGGCGCATCACGGCCATGGCGCCGCGCGCCTATCAGTTCCTGCTGAACAAGTGGTATTTCGACGAGCTGTATGACCGCATCTTCGTGCAGCCCGCCCGGCGCATCGCCCTGCAATTCTGGCAGGTGGGCGATGTGCGGATCATCGACGGCATGCCCAACGGCGCGGCCAGCATGGCGGCCAGCACGGCGCGCGGCGTGGTGCGATTGCAGACGGGCCGAGTGGCGAACTACGCCTTCGCCATGATCATCGGGCTTGTCCTGTTCGTCTCCCTTTACCTGATGGGGCGCTGA
- a CDS encoding NADH-quinone oxidoreductase subunit J encodes MIAGLAFYFFAFILIAAAAMVVTSRNPVYSVLYLILAFFNAAALFLIAGAEFLAMILVIVYVGAVAVLFLFVVMMLDVDFVQLREGFQRYAPVGAIIGGILFLELLLVLGAWRFASDVGDLRLSPTPAGVSNTEALGRIIYTDYIYLFQASGLILLVAMIGAIVLTLRDKPTAKRQNIAEQVARSSEVMMAQPAIGAGIRREDILRPLPPPEKPAPRQVEHGGHH; translated from the coding sequence ATGATCGCCGGCCTCGCCTTCTACTTCTTCGCCTTCATCCTCATCGCCGCTGCGGCGATGGTGGTGACGTCACGCAACCCCGTCTATTCGGTGCTGTACCTCATCCTCGCCTTCTTCAACGCGGCGGCGCTGTTCCTGATCGCCGGCGCCGAGTTCCTCGCGATGATCCTGGTCATCGTCTATGTCGGCGCGGTCGCGGTGCTGTTCCTCTTTGTCGTAATGATGCTCGATGTGGATTTCGTGCAGCTGCGCGAAGGGTTCCAACGCTACGCGCCGGTGGGCGCCATCATCGGCGGCATTCTCTTCCTGGAATTGCTGCTGGTGCTGGGTGCCTGGCGCTTTGCCTCGGATGTCGGGGATCTGCGCCTGTCACCAACGCCGGCGGGTGTGTCCAATACCGAGGCGCTGGGGCGGATCATCTACACGGACTACATCTACCTCTTCCAGGCCTCGGGCCTGATCCTGCTGGTGGCGATGATCGGCGCCATCGTGCTCACCCTGCGCGATAAGCCGACCGCGAAGCGCCAGAACATCGCCGAGCAGGTGGCGCGTTCCTCCGAGGTGATGATGGCCCAGCCGGCCATCGGTGCGGGCATCCGGCGCGAGGATATCCTCCGCCCGCTGCCGCCGCCGGAGAAGCCGGCGCCCAGGCAGGTCGAGCATGGAGGGCACCATTGA
- the nuoG gene encoding NADH-quinone oxidoreductase subunit NuoG codes for MAKVTIDGIEVEVPNGASVLQACEAAGKEIPRFCYHERLSVAGNCRMCLVEVEKAPKPVASCAYPVMDGMKVFTDTPVVRNARRGVMEFLLINHPLDCPICDQGGECDLQDQAVSYGKDGSRYHEQKRSVKDKNVGPLIKTVMNRCIHCTRCIRFAAEVAGVPEMGATGRGENMEVGTYVEKALSSELSGNLIDLCPVGALTSRPYAFVSRPWELAKTDSVDVLDATGAAIRIDVRGGEVLRMLPRVNEDVNEEWLGDRSRFSFDGLKRKRLDRPWVRRDGQLKPASWAEAFGAIVQNIRGRSIGAIAGDTMDAESLFALKAMLAALGSTNLDARQDGAKLDASRPDYYLFNSSIAGIEEADAILIIGSNPRVEAPVINARIRKRWTLGGMRVGVIGEAVDLTYPATHLGHGPADFAAGAEFLAGASKPMVILGRGALARADGAAVLAAAWELARGAEALREDWHGFNILHQFGGQVAALDLGFVPGEGGLDMEAMLAGGVEALWLLGADGFDVSRIKPGTFVIYQGHHGEAAAARADVILPGAAYTEKDGTYANTEGRVQRGRMAVPPPGEAREDWRIIRAASQFLGVTLPFDTLEALRAEMAAAHPVFARLDLAPLPGCTDDAGPDATGAVSSTAFTLPIRNYWQVDPITRASATMAECAATYQRPALAAE; via the coding sequence ATGGCCAAGGTCACGATCGACGGCATCGAGGTCGAAGTCCCCAACGGCGCCTCCGTGCTCCAGGCCTGCGAAGCCGCCGGCAAGGAAATCCCGCGCTTCTGCTATCACGAGCGCCTCTCGGTGGCTGGCAATTGCCGCATGTGCCTGGTGGAAGTGGAGAAGGCGCCCAAGCCCGTCGCCTCCTGCGCCTATCCCGTCATGGACGGCATGAAGGTCTTCACCGACACGCCCGTGGTGCGCAATGCACGGCGCGGTGTCATGGAATTCCTGCTGATCAACCACCCGCTGGATTGCCCGATCTGCGACCAGGGCGGCGAGTGTGATTTGCAGGACCAGGCGGTCTCCTACGGCAAGGATGGCAGCCGCTATCACGAGCAGAAGCGCTCCGTGAAGGACAAGAATGTCGGGCCGCTGATCAAGACGGTGATGAACCGCTGCATCCACTGCACGCGCTGCATCCGCTTCGCCGCCGAAGTCGCTGGCGTGCCGGAAATGGGCGCGACGGGCCGTGGCGAGAACATGGAAGTCGGCACCTATGTCGAGAAGGCGCTGTCCAGCGAGCTTTCCGGGAATCTGATTGATCTCTGCCCCGTCGGCGCGCTCACCAGCCGCCCCTATGCCTTCGTCTCGCGCCCGTGGGAATTGGCCAAGACCGACAGCGTGGATGTGCTGGACGCGACGGGAGCCGCCATTCGCATTGACGTGCGCGGCGGTGAAGTCCTGCGCATGCTGCCGCGCGTGAACGAGGACGTGAATGAGGAATGGCTGGGTGACCGCTCGCGCTTCTCCTTCGACGGCTTGAAGCGCAAGCGGCTGGACCGGCCCTGGGTGCGGCGTGACGGCCAGCTCAAGCCCGCCAGCTGGGCCGAGGCTTTTGGCGCCATCGTGCAGAATATCCGCGGCCGCAGCATCGGCGCCATCGCCGGCGATACGATGGATGCCGAGAGCCTGTTCGCGCTGAAGGCGATGCTGGCCGCGCTGGGCAGCACGAACCTGGATGCGCGCCAGGATGGCGCGAAGCTCGATGCCTCGCGCCCCGATTACTACCTGTTCAATTCCAGCATCGCCGGGATCGAGGAGGCGGATGCCATCCTCATCATCGGCAGCAATCCGCGGGTGGAAGCGCCCGTGATCAATGCGCGCATCCGCAAGCGCTGGACGTTGGGCGGGATGCGCGTGGGCGTGATCGGCGAGGCGGTGGACCTCACCTATCCGGCGACGCATCTGGGGCATGGCCCGGCGGATTTCGCGGCGGGCGCGGAATTCCTGGCGGGTGCCAGCAAGCCCATGGTCATCCTGGGTCGCGGCGCACTGGCTCGGGCGGATGGCGCGGCCGTGCTGGCTGCTGCCTGGGAATTGGCGCGGGGCGCCGAGGCGCTGCGCGAAGATTGGCACGGCTTCAACATCCTGCATCAGTTCGGCGGCCAGGTGGCGGCGCTCGATCTCGGCTTCGTGCCGGGTGAGGGCGGTCTGGATATGGAAGCGATGCTGGCCGGCGGCGTGGAAGCGCTTTGGCTGCTGGGCGCCGATGGCTTCGACGTGTCGCGCATCAAGCCCGGCACCTTCGTGATCTACCAGGGCCATCATGGCGAAGCCGCGGCCGCGCGCGCCGATGTGATCCTGCCCGGTGCGGCCTATACCGAAAAAGACGGCACCTACGCCAATACCGAGGGCCGCGTGCAGCGCGGCCGCATGGCCGTGCCGCCGCCCGGCGAGGCGCGCGAGGATTGGCGCATCATCCGCGCCGCCTCGCAATTCCTGGGTGTGACCCTGCCGTTTGATACGCTGGAAGCGCTGCGGGCCGAGATGGCGGCGGCACATCCGGTGTTTGCACGCCTGGATCTGGCGCCGCTGCCCGGCTGCACGGATGATGCCGGGCCGGACGCCACGGGTGCAGTGAGCAGCACGGCCTTCACCCTGCCGATCCGGAATTACTGGCAGGTGGACCCCATCACGCGCGCCAGCGCCACCATGGCGGAATGTGCCGCGACCTATCAGCGCCCGGCACTCGCGGCGGAGTGA